Below is a genomic region from Candidatus Fermentibacter sp..
AGATGCTCCAGGACGGAGAAGCAGAGTATCGCATCGATCGAACCCGGCCTGAACGGCAGGAAATGGGCGTCGGCGACAATATCCGGATGCATGTCTGAACACCTGTCCAGCGATAGAACGTTCCTGCATGCGTTACCGCCGATATTACCGGCAAGCCCGGATCCGTCCCCTCCCCCGACGTCCACTGCGATCGGTGCCGAACCGACCAGCCGGGCTGCTTCGTTCAGCAACCTTCGGTAATCGTCCTGCCATCCGGCAACCATCCCGTCAGGCCCTTCGGAAAACGAACATGACGTTGCTGTATCTCCATCTCGAAGCGCCTGATGAGCGGCTGCTCCTCTCCAGTTCGCGGGCAGCCATGCCGGCCGCCAGCCGCCGCGGGACCAGGCCGAGCTGCATCAGATAGTCCGTGAGTCGCCGGGATACTCTCAGCGTGATCCTTTTCTGCAGACTGAGACCTTCCGCGGCAAAGATCCCCGAAACGACCTCCTCCGACACATAGTCTCCGTGTCCGGTTCTGATATTGTCCACGACAACGACATGCCCACCTGGCCGCATGTACCGGCCGATGCCCCTGATCGATTCGAGCTTCCCTACGAGGTGAAGAGGTCTCAGCAGGTTCTGGAGTACTGCGAGATCCGCCGAGCCGAACCTGACCGGGATGTCAGGCAGGGCAGCAGCGCAGTAGAGACCATCCCCCCTGGAGCTGGCGAACTTCAACAGGTCGAGATCGGGGTCGAAACCGACCGCCCGGTAACCGATGTTCTCGAAGATCTTCGACATCCTCCCCCAGCCGCACCCGATATCGATAGCCAAACCCCCGGAGCCACGTGGGATATGCCTCAGGTAGGCTAGCTCCTGCACCATTGTGATGTAGTCGGTCTTCACGCCGAACACGTCGAAGGGATCGGCAAGATTCAGCCCGTTCTTGTCAAACCTTGGTCTTCGCAGCCCGAAACCTCCCCAGGCCCAGAAACACCAGGAACAGAAGGACGTCCACACACATCAGCCACAATCTCACTATCACCGAGACGAGGACCAGTTCGTTGCGATTCGAGACGAAGCCTGCGGTCTCGAG
It encodes:
- a CDS encoding methyltransferase domain-containing protein, with protein sequence MFGVKTDYITMVQELAYLRHIPRGSGGLAIDIGCGWGRMSKIFENIGYRAVGFDPDLDLLKFASSRGDGLYCAAALPDIPVRFGSADLAVLQNLLRPLHLVGKLESIRGIGRYMRPGGHVVVVDNIRTGHGDYVSEEVVSGIFAAEGLSLQKRITLRVSRRLTDYLMQLGLVPRRLAAGMAARELERSSRSSGASRWRYSNVMFVFRRA